The proteins below come from a single Arthrobacter sp. B1I2 genomic window:
- a CDS encoding demethylmenaquinone methyltransferase, translated as MNRASLDKRPDEVATMFDDVAPKYDVVNDVLSMGQTRRWRKIVVDAMEVSRGQRVLDLAAGTGTSSEPYADAGIDVVACDFSLGMLKVGKRRRPDIDFIAGDATNLPFADDTFDATTISFGLRNVNEPKKALQEMLRVTKPGGRLVIAEFSQPVVPLWRTMYTEYLMRALPAIAVKVASNPDAYVYLAESIRAWPDQDHLAAWLQESGWENVTYRNLTGGIVAVHRAFKPASPSNGAAAAIAAHKGPVAKLRRNIVR; from the coding sequence GTGAACCGAGCATCCTTGGATAAGCGTCCGGACGAAGTAGCCACGATGTTTGACGACGTCGCACCGAAATACGACGTCGTCAACGATGTCCTCTCCATGGGGCAGACCCGCCGCTGGCGGAAAATCGTGGTGGACGCGATGGAAGTCTCCAGGGGCCAGCGGGTCCTGGACCTCGCGGCCGGAACGGGTACCTCCAGCGAGCCATATGCCGACGCCGGCATAGATGTAGTGGCCTGCGACTTCTCCCTCGGCATGCTCAAGGTGGGCAAGCGCCGCCGCCCCGACATCGACTTCATCGCCGGTGACGCCACCAACCTGCCGTTCGCGGACGACACCTTCGACGCCACCACCATCTCCTTCGGTCTGCGGAACGTGAACGAGCCCAAGAAGGCGTTGCAGGAGATGCTCCGCGTCACCAAGCCGGGCGGACGCCTGGTCATCGCTGAATTCTCGCAGCCCGTGGTTCCGCTGTGGCGCACCATGTACACCGAATACCTCATGCGGGCGCTGCCGGCCATCGCCGTCAAGGTCGCCTCCAACCCGGACGCCTACGTCTATCTGGCCGAGTCCATCCGCGCGTGGCCGGACCAGGACCACCTGGCCGCCTGGCTGCAGGAAAGCGGCTGGGAGAACGTCACCTACCGCAACCTCACCGGCGGCATCGTGGCGGTCCACCGTGCGTTCAAGCCCGCCTCCCCGTCCAACGGTGCTGCTGCCGCCATCGCCGCGCACAAGGGCCCGGTGGCCAAGCTGCGCCGCAACATCGTCCGCTGA
- a CDS encoding geranylgeranyl reductase family protein: MNVLIVGAGPAGSTAAYYLAKAGLEVTVLEKTSFPREKVCGDGLTPRAVREIQKLGLPHLENDGWRRNKGLRLIAGGRTIELPWPEVSDFPQYGLIRTRLGFDEELARHAQAAGATILERHSVTDALRNDAGRVTGVRAALLDESGRKTGQTREFSADVVLAADGNSTRTAVSLGIQKRDDRPLGVAVRTYFTSPRTDDDWMEGWLELPGRDGKLLPGYGWVFGVGDGTSNVGLGILNSSQEFGKLDYKQVLREWTAGMPAEWGFTPENQVGEIRGAALPMGFNRTPHYSPGLLLLGDAGGMVSPFNGEGISYAMESARFAAEFIIDASSRAAASGGTYDADAHLSTYADYVRDQWGSHFTLGRAFAALIGKPAVMKLALRTGMPIPVLMRFVVRLLANLTDPAAKGFEDRVIRVLESLVPATTNTSNAPSAPNQRYPQQKVRVNP, from the coding sequence GTGAACGTACTGATTGTCGGTGCGGGTCCGGCAGGATCCACCGCCGCGTACTACCTCGCCAAGGCCGGCCTCGAGGTCACGGTGTTGGAAAAAACCAGCTTCCCGCGCGAGAAGGTCTGCGGTGACGGGCTGACGCCCCGCGCCGTCCGCGAGATCCAGAAGCTCGGCCTGCCGCACCTGGAGAACGACGGCTGGCGCCGGAACAAGGGCCTCCGCCTGATTGCCGGCGGCCGCACCATCGAACTGCCCTGGCCCGAGGTGTCCGACTTCCCGCAATACGGCCTGATCCGCACCCGGCTGGGCTTCGACGAGGAATTGGCCCGGCACGCGCAGGCCGCCGGTGCCACCATCCTCGAGCGGCACAGCGTCACCGATGCCCTCCGGAACGACGCCGGCCGCGTCACCGGGGTCCGCGCAGCGCTCCTCGACGAGTCCGGACGCAAGACGGGACAGACGCGCGAGTTCAGTGCCGACGTCGTCCTCGCTGCCGATGGAAACTCCACGCGCACCGCAGTGTCCCTGGGAATCCAGAAGCGTGACGACCGCCCCCTCGGGGTGGCCGTCCGCACGTACTTCACCTCGCCGCGCACGGATGACGACTGGATGGAAGGCTGGCTGGAGCTTCCCGGGCGCGACGGAAAACTGCTCCCCGGCTACGGCTGGGTGTTCGGCGTGGGCGACGGCACCTCCAACGTGGGCCTGGGCATCCTGAACTCCTCCCAGGAATTCGGCAAGCTCGACTACAAGCAGGTGCTCCGCGAATGGACCGCCGGCATGCCCGCAGAGTGGGGCTTCACGCCCGAAAACCAGGTGGGGGAGATCCGCGGTGCGGCCCTGCCCATGGGCTTCAACCGCACTCCGCATTACTCGCCGGGCCTGCTCCTGCTGGGCGACGCCGGCGGCATGGTCTCCCCCTTCAACGGCGAGGGCATCTCCTACGCCATGGAGTCCGCGCGCTTCGCCGCCGAGTTCATCATCGACGCCTCCTCGCGCGCGGCTGCTTCGGGCGGGACGTACGACGCCGATGCGCACCTTTCAACGTACGCGGACTATGTGCGGGACCAGTGGGGCTCGCACTTCACGCTGGGGCGGGCTTTTGCCGCGCTCATCGGGAAGCCGGCCGTCATGAAACTCGCGCTGCGCACGGGCATGCCCATCCCCGTGCTGATGCGGTTCGTGGTCCGGCTCCTTGCCAACCTCACGGACCCCGCCGCCAAGGGATTCGAGGACCGGGTAATCCGCGTCCTGGAATCGCTGGTCCCGGCCACAACCAATACATCCAATGCCCCGTCAGCTCCGAACCAGCGGTATCCGCAACAAAAAGTTAGGGTTAACCCGTGA
- a CDS encoding polyprenyl synthetase family protein — MTKSADHSWTHAGHGLPDSEPSLNTTAIATGLQLPAGFAAIAGDAELGPAITNNLAKVEKKLREAIANSDPLADATSRHLVEAGGKRIRPLLTLLCAHLGDASLPAVVQAAVVVELTHLATLYHDDVMDSAPFRRGAPTAHEVWGNSVAVLTGDLIFARASILVSELGGRALGIQARTFERLCLGQLHETVGPRPDEDPVEHYLSVIADKTGSLVAASGQFGAIFSGADEAFEDILVEYGEKVGVAFQLADDVIDVTGVKVKSGKSPGTDLREGVPTLPVLLLRRAAADGDRSAVDLLTLIDGDLSSDEALAAAVAGLREHPVTAESWVVARRWADEAIAALAPLPEGVVKESLSNFALAVVDRAS, encoded by the coding sequence GTGACCAAATCCGCAGACCACAGCTGGACGCACGCCGGGCACGGCCTGCCGGACTCCGAACCCAGCCTCAACACCACCGCTATCGCCACGGGCCTCCAGCTGCCGGCAGGCTTCGCGGCCATCGCGGGGGATGCTGAACTGGGCCCGGCCATCACCAACAACCTGGCCAAGGTGGAGAAGAAGCTCCGCGAAGCCATCGCCAACTCGGATCCCCTGGCTGACGCAACGTCGCGGCACCTGGTGGAAGCCGGCGGCAAGCGCATCCGGCCGCTGCTGACCCTGCTCTGCGCCCACCTCGGCGACGCGTCCCTGCCCGCAGTGGTGCAGGCCGCCGTCGTGGTTGAACTGACGCACCTCGCCACGCTGTACCACGACGACGTTATGGACTCGGCCCCCTTCCGCCGCGGCGCCCCCACCGCCCACGAAGTATGGGGCAACTCGGTTGCAGTGTTGACTGGCGACCTGATCTTTGCCCGGGCCTCAATCCTGGTATCCGAGCTCGGAGGGCGTGCCCTGGGAATCCAGGCCCGCACCTTTGAGCGGCTGTGCCTGGGCCAGTTGCATGAAACTGTGGGACCCCGCCCGGACGAGGACCCGGTGGAGCACTACCTCTCCGTGATCGCGGACAAGACCGGGTCGCTGGTGGCGGCCTCCGGACAGTTCGGCGCCATCTTCTCCGGCGCCGATGAAGCCTTCGAGGACATCCTGGTGGAATACGGCGAGAAGGTCGGCGTGGCTTTCCAGCTGGCCGACGACGTCATCGATGTCACCGGTGTGAAGGTCAAGTCCGGCAAGTCCCCGGGAACCGACCTGCGCGAAGGCGTTCCCACCCTGCCCGTGTTGCTGCTGCGCAGGGCTGCCGCTGATGGTGACCGGTCCGCCGTCGACCTTTTGACACTGATTGACGGCGACCTGTCCTCCGACGAAGCCCTTGCCGCTGCCGTTGCCGGGCTGCGTGAGCACCCTGTTACGGCCGAGTCCTGGGTGGTGGCACGCCGGTGGGCCGACGAGGCGATTGCTGCCCTGGCTCCGCTGCCTGAGGGTGTGGTCAAGGAGTCGCTGTCCAACTTCGCGCTGGCTGTGGTGGACCGCGCCAGCTGA
- a CDS encoding type IV toxin-antitoxin system AbiEi family antitoxin domain-containing protein: MDIEAFLRRRGGVARTETLRRAGFARTRLDKAVAAGCIVRVRRGVYGLPNEAGVLGFALQHNALLTCLSAAPAYQLWTVEKAGVVHLSPGHRKAVPGTVTHGRILHPVHPWLPVAGLADVLIHAQHCLPVLEALVMVQCAAQRGDVTLEFLRSKLAGNRNARARAVLNHVIPRADSILEVLANYHFRNAGLHVRRHVELPGVGEVDFLIEDCLVVETDGATHLEAKQVKKDRTRNNATVIGGRLCLRFGYDDVVHHPERMVAQVLAVLEQSRQGAFSAT, translated from the coding sequence ATGGATATTGAGGCTTTTCTCCGCCGCCGCGGAGGCGTGGCACGCACTGAAACACTCCGCAGGGCCGGATTCGCGAGGACGCGCCTGGACAAGGCTGTAGCAGCAGGATGCATCGTCCGGGTCCGGCGGGGTGTCTATGGCCTGCCGAATGAAGCCGGCGTGCTCGGTTTTGCTCTGCAGCACAATGCGTTATTGACCTGCCTGTCCGCCGCGCCTGCCTACCAGCTGTGGACCGTGGAAAAGGCCGGCGTGGTCCATCTGAGCCCTGGGCACAGGAAGGCAGTGCCGGGAACCGTAACCCACGGCCGGATCCTCCATCCTGTCCACCCATGGCTGCCGGTGGCGGGTTTGGCGGACGTCCTCATCCATGCCCAGCATTGCCTGCCTGTGCTGGAAGCCCTGGTCATGGTTCAGTGTGCGGCGCAGCGGGGTGATGTCACCCTGGAATTCCTGCGCAGCAAACTTGCCGGGAACCGCAACGCCCGCGCCAGGGCCGTGCTGAATCACGTGATTCCCCGGGCGGATTCAATCCTGGAGGTGCTGGCCAACTACCACTTCCGGAACGCCGGCCTCCATGTTCGCAGGCATGTAGAGCTCCCGGGCGTGGGCGAGGTGGATTTCCTGATTGAGGACTGCCTTGTGGTGGAAACCGACGGGGCCACCCATTTGGAAGCGAAGCAGGTCAAAAAGGACCGCACGCGCAACAACGCCACAGTCATAGGAGGACGTCTGTGCCTGCGGTTCGGCTATGACGACGTAGTCCATCATCCGGAGCGGATGGTGGCCCAAGTGCTGGCGGTGCTGGAGCAGAGCCGTCAGGGGGCCTTCAGCGCTACATGA
- a CDS encoding trimeric intracellular cation channel family protein → MTFAFDNSPVWLDLLGVFFFAVSGSLLAARKQIDIVGSLLLASLVGLGGGVIRDIILGIVPAAFTNPAYLAPPLLATVLVFFLFSSVQRYTSLLVLFDAAGLALFCMTGTLKALATGLNPVASVLLGVTTAVGGGLLRDITANEVPELFNPKDIYALPAFLGSSLTAVLWVFGVFNVLTAAGIAAVVFTFRVLAWRRSWQAPLAVRGWHRRAADTGL, encoded by the coding sequence ATGACATTCGCCTTTGACAACTCCCCGGTATGGCTGGATCTGCTGGGCGTGTTCTTCTTTGCCGTCTCGGGCTCCCTGCTGGCGGCACGCAAGCAAATCGACATTGTCGGGTCGCTGCTGCTGGCTTCCCTGGTGGGGCTGGGCGGCGGCGTCATCCGCGACATCATCCTGGGCATTGTTCCGGCGGCCTTCACCAACCCGGCATACCTGGCCCCGCCGCTGCTGGCAACCGTGCTGGTGTTCTTCCTGTTCTCCAGCGTCCAGCGGTACACGTCGTTGCTGGTCCTGTTCGACGCCGCCGGCCTGGCCCTGTTCTGCATGACCGGCACGCTCAAGGCACTCGCCACCGGGCTCAACCCGGTGGCGTCCGTGCTGCTGGGGGTGACGACGGCGGTGGGCGGCGGACTGCTGCGGGACATCACCGCCAATGAGGTTCCCGAGCTGTTCAACCCGAAGGATATCTATGCGCTGCCCGCGTTCTTGGGTTCTTCGCTGACGGCGGTGCTGTGGGTGTTCGGCGTGTTCAACGTGCTGACGGCAGCGGGTATCGCGGCAGTGGTTTTCACCTTCCGGGTCCTGGCCTGGCGGCGGTCCTGGCAGGCGCCGCTTGCCGTCCGCGGGTGGCACCGCAGGGCCGCGGATACAGGCCTGTGA
- a CDS encoding sirohydrochlorin chelatase yields MNSPIMIACAHGTSNTQGAAEVNALRAAIAGLRPGLDVREAYVDVQQPDLVDVVAGLPEGEPAVVVPLLLSVGYHVKVDIARAVKSRPGSAAAAPLGPDPRLAKLLDQRLREAGTTDNDVIVLAAAGSSNPNAAVSVEELLGQLRELRSNRIVAAYGASAKPSVPDAVAMLREELAGGAGAGESAGAVDVGGRVVIASYLLAPGFFHDQLAKAGADVVTEPLLPSPVLAGIALDRYDAAVGKAREAATQGRPETAAEALAKAPEEVPSEPAADAQGGGFFKAVRRFVTKYFPR; encoded by the coding sequence ATGAACAGCCCCATCATGATCGCCTGTGCCCATGGGACGTCCAACACACAGGGGGCCGCGGAGGTCAACGCCCTGCGTGCCGCCATCGCTGGGCTGCGGCCGGGACTTGATGTCCGGGAGGCCTACGTGGACGTCCAGCAGCCGGACCTGGTGGATGTGGTGGCCGGACTGCCCGAGGGCGAGCCCGCCGTCGTGGTTCCGTTGCTGCTCAGCGTTGGCTACCACGTGAAGGTGGACATCGCGCGGGCCGTGAAGAGCCGGCCGGGCAGTGCGGCCGCCGCGCCGCTCGGCCCCGACCCGCGCCTGGCCAAACTGCTGGACCAGCGGCTGCGCGAGGCCGGCACCACGGACAACGACGTGATCGTCCTTGCCGCGGCCGGCTCGTCCAACCCCAACGCCGCCGTCAGCGTCGAGGAACTGCTGGGCCAGCTGCGTGAGCTGCGGTCCAACCGCATCGTGGCCGCCTATGGTGCCTCGGCGAAGCCGTCCGTGCCCGACGCCGTTGCCATGCTTCGGGAGGAACTGGCCGGGGGTGCCGGGGCGGGGGAGTCCGCGGGCGCAGTGGACGTGGGCGGCCGCGTCGTGATTGCCTCCTATCTCCTGGCCCCGGGCTTCTTCCATGACCAGCTGGCCAAGGCGGGGGCCGACGTCGTGACCGAACCCCTGCTGCCGTCCCCGGTGCTTGCTGGGATTGCGCTGGACAGGTATGACGCCGCCGTCGGCAAAGCCCGTGAAGCCGCCACGCAGGGGCGGCCCGAAACAGCCGCGGAGGCCCTTGCGAAAGCCCCGGAAGAAGTCCCCTCGGAACCCGCGGCGGATGCACAGGGAGGTGGCTTCTTCAAGGCCGTCCGGCGTTTCGTGACGAAATATTTCCCTAGGTGA
- a CDS encoding nitrite/sulfite reductase — protein MTDTALAGASADSAAPKRPARPSRPAAKPHGQWKVDGKTPLNANETWKQEDDGLNVRERIESIYAKEGFDAIPGQDLHGRFRWWGLYTQRKPGIDGGKTATLEPHELEDKYFMLRVRIDGGALTTEQLRVIGQVSVDFARDSADLTDRQNIQLHWIRVEDIPEIWNRLEAVGLSTTEACGDVPRVILGSPVAGIAKDEIIDPTPLIEELGERFIGNPLLSNLPRKYKTAITGHPSQDVVHEINDFGLVGMIHPELGTGYDLWVGGALATNPMLAKRLGAFVTPEQAADVWLGVTSIFRDYGYRRMRTKARLKFLLADWGPEKFRQILEDEYLGYKLADGPAAPKPTTPGDHIGVHEQKDGKFFIGATPLAGRLSGAQLVKLADTLEARGSRRLRTTPHQKLVVLDVEKDQVEPLVAELDALGLSARPSVFRRGTIACTGIEYCKLAIVETKYTAATAVAELERRLADLADSGQLPQALSLHINGCPNSCARIQTADIGLKGMMLPTPDGDPSPGFQVHLGGGLASSDREEAGLGRTVRGLKVYVDDLPDYVERVVRTFVAQRAEGQTFAEWAHAADEEALQ, from the coding sequence ATGACTGATACAGCTCTTGCCGGAGCGTCTGCGGACTCCGCTGCCCCCAAGCGCCCCGCACGCCCGTCCCGCCCCGCTGCGAAGCCGCACGGCCAGTGGAAGGTGGACGGCAAGACGCCGCTGAACGCCAACGAAACCTGGAAGCAGGAAGACGACGGCCTTAACGTCCGGGAGCGTATCGAGTCCATCTACGCCAAGGAGGGCTTCGACGCCATCCCCGGCCAGGACCTGCACGGCCGGTTCCGCTGGTGGGGCCTCTACACCCAGCGCAAGCCCGGGATCGACGGCGGCAAGACCGCAACACTTGAGCCGCACGAGCTCGAGGACAAGTACTTCATGCTCCGGGTGAGGATCGACGGCGGCGCGCTCACCACCGAGCAGCTGCGGGTCATCGGCCAGGTTTCCGTGGACTTCGCGCGTGACTCGGCCGACCTCACCGACCGCCAGAACATCCAGCTGCACTGGATCCGCGTGGAGGACATCCCCGAGATCTGGAACCGGCTGGAAGCTGTTGGCCTGTCCACCACCGAAGCCTGCGGCGACGTTCCCCGCGTCATCCTGGGCTCGCCCGTGGCCGGCATCGCCAAGGACGAGATCATCGACCCCACCCCGCTCATTGAAGAGCTGGGGGAGCGGTTCATCGGCAACCCGCTGCTGTCCAACCTGCCGCGCAAGTACAAGACCGCCATCACCGGCCACCCCAGCCAGGACGTGGTGCACGAGATCAACGATTTCGGTTTGGTGGGCATGATCCACCCTGAACTCGGCACAGGCTACGACCTGTGGGTGGGCGGCGCGCTCGCCACCAACCCGATGCTGGCCAAGCGCCTGGGCGCCTTCGTCACGCCTGAGCAGGCCGCCGACGTGTGGCTCGGCGTCACCAGCATCTTCCGCGACTACGGCTACCGCCGCATGCGCACCAAGGCCCGCCTGAAGTTCCTGCTCGCCGACTGGGGTCCGGAGAAGTTCCGCCAGATCCTCGAGGACGAATACCTGGGCTACAAGCTGGCCGACGGTCCGGCCGCGCCCAAGCCCACCACCCCCGGCGACCACATCGGCGTCCACGAGCAGAAGGACGGCAAGTTCTTCATCGGCGCCACCCCGCTGGCCGGGCGCCTTTCCGGTGCCCAGCTGGTCAAGCTCGCAGACACGCTCGAGGCCCGCGGTTCCCGGCGCCTGCGCACCACACCGCACCAGAAACTGGTGGTCCTGGACGTGGAGAAGGACCAGGTGGAGCCGCTCGTGGCCGAACTGGACGCCCTGGGCCTGTCCGCCCGCCCGTCCGTGTTCCGCCGCGGCACCATCGCCTGCACCGGCATCGAGTACTGCAAGCTGGCCATCGTGGAGACCAAGTACACCGCCGCCACCGCCGTGGCAGAGCTGGAACGCCGTTTGGCCGACCTCGCCGACTCGGGCCAGCTGCCGCAGGCACTGTCGCTGCACATCAACGGCTGCCCCAACTCCTGCGCGCGCATCCAGACGGCGGACATCGGCCTCAAGGGCATGATGCTGCCAACGCCCGACGGCGACCCCTCCCCGGGTTTCCAGGTCCACCTGGGCGGCGGGCTGGCTTCCAGCGACCGCGAGGAAGCAGGCCTGGGGCGCACCGTCCGCGGCCTGAAGGTGTACGTCGATGACCTGCCCGACTACGTGGAGCGCGTAGTCCGCACCTTCGTTGCCCAGCGGGCCGAGGGCCAGACCTTCGCCGAATGGGCCCACGCAGCAGACGAGGAGGCACTCCAGTAA
- a CDS encoding phosphoadenylyl-sulfate reductase, with protein sequence MPKHVAPAPAKRPVEELKALAEAGAAELGWDAPARDVIAWVERNFELPAVAVACSMADAVLPALVADQIPGVDVLFLETGYHFPETYATRDEVAANLRVNVVDVLPETTVEQQDRLLGKDLFARDAAQCCALRKVAPLQRTLAGYELWFTGVRRDEAPTRTNTPLVTWDEKNGLVKVNPMAAWTFDQLVQYSDDNLLPVNPLLSQGYPSIGCQPCTRKVAPGEDPRAGRWAGSDKTECGLHV encoded by the coding sequence ATGCCAAAACACGTGGCACCTGCACCTGCCAAGCGCCCTGTCGAGGAGCTCAAGGCCCTCGCCGAAGCCGGTGCTGCCGAGCTCGGCTGGGACGCCCCGGCCCGCGATGTGATCGCGTGGGTGGAGCGCAATTTCGAACTGCCCGCCGTCGCCGTCGCCTGCTCCATGGCCGACGCCGTCCTGCCCGCCCTGGTCGCGGACCAGATACCCGGCGTCGACGTCCTGTTCCTGGAGACCGGCTACCACTTCCCGGAAACCTACGCCACGCGTGACGAGGTGGCCGCAAACCTCCGCGTCAACGTGGTGGACGTGCTCCCGGAAACCACCGTGGAGCAGCAGGACCGGCTGCTGGGCAAGGACCTCTTTGCCCGCGACGCCGCCCAGTGCTGCGCCCTGCGCAAGGTGGCCCCGCTGCAGCGCACCCTGGCCGGCTACGAGCTCTGGTTCACCGGCGTCCGCCGCGACGAGGCCCCCACCCGGACTAACACGCCGCTGGTGACGTGGGATGAGAAGAACGGCCTGGTCAAGGTCAACCCGATGGCCGCCTGGACGTTCGACCAGCTGGTCCAGTACTCGGACGACAACCTCCTGCCCGTCAACCCGCTGCTTTCCCAGGGCTACCCCTCCATTGGCTGCCAGCCCTGCACCCGCAAGGTGGCGCCCGGCGAGGATCCCCGCGCCGGCCGCTGGGCAGGATCCGACAAGACAGAATGCGGACTTCACGTATGA
- the cysD gene encoding sulfate adenylyltransferase subunit CysD, whose amino-acid sequence MSTYLSEETPQVTDAAVSTRLSSLDTLESEAIHIIREVVAEFEKPALLFSGGKDSVVMLHLATKAFWPGKVPFPVLHVDTGHNFPEVLDFRDRTVERLGLKLVVGSVQEFIDRGELAERADGTRNPLQTVPLLDAIQQNKFDAVFGGGRRDEDKARAKERILSLRDEFGQWDPRNQRPELWNLYNGRHTVGQHVRAFPISNWTELDIWRYIERENIELPGLYYAHEREVFARDGMWRAVGEVSQPREGEAVITKTVRYRTVGDMSCTGAVESNAFSVSDVVVEVAASTLTERGATRADDRISEAAMEDRKKDGYF is encoded by the coding sequence ATGAGCACTTACCTATCCGAGGAGACTCCCCAGGTGACTGACGCCGCCGTTTCCACGCGCCTCTCCAGCCTGGACACGCTCGAGTCCGAGGCCATCCACATCATCCGCGAGGTGGTCGCCGAGTTCGAGAAGCCCGCGCTGCTGTTCTCGGGCGGCAAGGACTCCGTGGTGATGCTGCACCTGGCCACCAAGGCGTTCTGGCCCGGCAAGGTGCCGTTCCCCGTGCTGCACGTGGACACCGGGCACAACTTCCCCGAGGTCCTCGATTTCCGCGACCGCACGGTGGAGCGGCTGGGCCTGAAGCTGGTGGTGGGCTCCGTGCAGGAATTCATCGACCGCGGCGAGCTCGCCGAGCGCGCCGACGGCACCCGCAACCCGCTGCAGACGGTTCCGCTGCTGGATGCCATCCAGCAGAACAAGTTCGACGCCGTCTTCGGCGGCGGCCGCCGCGACGAGGACAAGGCCCGGGCCAAGGAGCGCATCCTGAGCCTGCGCGACGAATTCGGCCAGTGGGACCCGCGCAACCAGCGTCCCGAGCTGTGGAACCTGTACAACGGCCGCCACACCGTGGGCCAGCACGTCCGCGCGTTCCCCATCAGCAACTGGACCGAGCTGGACATCTGGCGCTACATCGAACGCGAGAACATCGAGCTGCCCGGCCTCTACTACGCCCATGAGCGTGAGGTCTTCGCCCGCGACGGCATGTGGCGTGCAGTGGGCGAAGTGTCCCAGCCGCGCGAGGGCGAGGCAGTCATCACCAAGACCGTCCGCTACCGGACCGTGGGGGACATGTCCTGCACAGGTGCCGTTGAGTCGAACGCGTTCAGCGTGTCCGACGTCGTGGTTGAAGTCGCCGCCTCCACCCTGACCGAACGTGGCGCCACCCGTGCGGATGACCGCATCTCCGAGGCCGCCATGGAAGACCGCAAGAAGGACGGGTACTTCTAA
- a CDS encoding sulfate adenylyltransferase subunit 1, translating into MTTISEIPTGSINEALPTTLFRFATAGSVDDGKSTLVGRLLHDSKAILADQLDAVARTSADRGFGGEKGGIDLALLTDGLRAEREQGITIDVAYRYFATDRRSFILADCPGHVQYTKNTVTGASTADAVVVLIDARKGVLEQTRRHLSVLQLLRVAHVIVAVNKIDLVGFSESVFRDIEADVQQVGRELGLGRDELNAGGITDLTVIPVSALDGDNVVERSERTPWYIGPALLEVLETLPAADELESHLESFRFPVQLVIRPQGALAPDAVAAGLDVEAFRDYRAYAGQITEGSVKVGDQVSVLTPGQSPRTTTVAGIDFAGASLGEAAAPQSVAIRLADEFDVARGDTIAAAGTVREASADLYAALCWLSPKPLREGQKVLVKHGTRTVQAMVRNVTGKLDLASFKLEPASNLELNDIGHAQLRLAAPLPLENYLHHRRTGAFLVIDPLDGNTLAAGLVKDHPGDHEDERYSI; encoded by the coding sequence ATGACCACGATTTCTGAAATTCCGACAGGCTCAATCAACGAGGCCCTGCCCACCACGCTCTTCCGGTTCGCCACGGCAGGATCGGTCGACGACGGCAAGTCCACTTTGGTGGGCCGCCTCCTTCACGATTCCAAGGCCATCCTGGCCGACCAGCTCGACGCCGTCGCCCGCACCTCGGCTGACCGCGGCTTCGGCGGGGAAAAAGGCGGCATCGACCTGGCCCTCCTGACCGACGGCCTGCGTGCCGAGCGCGAACAGGGCATCACCATCGACGTGGCCTACCGCTACTTCGCCACCGACCGCCGCAGCTTCATCCTGGCCGACTGCCCCGGGCACGTCCAGTACACCAAGAACACGGTGACCGGCGCGTCCACCGCGGACGCCGTCGTCGTGCTCATTGACGCCCGCAAGGGTGTGCTGGAGCAGACCCGCCGGCACCTGTCCGTACTGCAGCTGCTGCGTGTGGCCCACGTGATCGTTGCCGTGAACAAGATCGACCTGGTGGGCTTCAGCGAATCCGTGTTCCGCGACATCGAAGCCGACGTGCAGCAGGTGGGCCGCGAGCTGGGCCTGGGCCGTGACGAATTAAATGCGGGCGGCATCACTGATCTGACCGTCATCCCCGTGTCTGCCCTCGACGGCGACAACGTGGTGGAGCGCTCCGAGCGCACCCCCTGGTACATCGGACCTGCCCTGCTCGAGGTCCTCGAGACCCTGCCCGCCGCCGACGAGCTCGAAAGCCACCTGGAGAGCTTCCGCTTCCCGGTGCAGCTGGTCATCCGGCCGCAGGGCGCCCTGGCTCCCGATGCCGTCGCCGCCGGGCTGGACGTGGAGGCGTTCCGTGACTACCGCGCGTACGCCGGCCAGATCACCGAAGGTTCCGTGAAGGTGGGGGACCAGGTGTCCGTGCTGACCCCGGGCCAGTCCCCGCGCACCACCACCGTGGCGGGCATCGACTTCGCCGGCGCCTCGCTGGGGGAAGCCGCCGCCCCGCAGTCGGTGGCCATCCGCCTGGCAGACGAGTTCGACGTCGCCCGCGGTGACACCATCGCCGCCGCCGGCACCGTCCGCGAAGCCTCCGCCGACCTGTACGCGGCCCTCTGCTGGCTCTCGCCCAAGCCGCTGCGCGAAGGCCAGAAAGTGCTGGTCAAGCACGGCACCCGCACCGTCCAGGCCATGGTCCGCAATGTCACCGGCAAACTGGACCTGGCCTCCTTCAAGCTGGAGCCGGCATCCAACCTTGAACTGAACGACATCGGGCACGCGCAACTCCGGCTCGCCGCGCCGCTGCCGCTGGAGAACTACCTGCACCACCGCCGGACCGGTGCGTTCCTGGTCATCGACCCGCTGGACGGCAACACCCTTGCCGCCGGCCTGGTCAAGGACCACCCGGGCGACCACGAGGACGAGCGCTACAGCATCTAG